A genomic window from Clostridium aceticum includes:
- a CDS encoding acetyl-CoA carboxylase biotin carboxylase subunit encodes MFKRILIANRGEIALRIIRACKDMGIETVAVYSEIDGDSAHVHMADKAICIGPATSKKSYLNIDNIISAALITKCEAIHPGYGFLSENSKLVEACQLNDIKFIGPSKEHMEKMGNKSEAKKTMIEAGVPVVPGSEGSTNKAEEAFEVAKAIGFPVIIKAVSGGGGRGMRIVHLEKEFIEKFNMAKTESATAFNDDAMYVEKFIEEPRHVEFQILADHHGNVIHLGERDCSIQRRNQKVLEEAPSAVIDENLRSKMGEMALRAAKSVNYTNAGTIEFLLDKYNNFYFIEMNTRIQVEHPVTEMVTGIDLIKEQIRISYGEKLSVTQKEILINGHAIECRINAEDPNEDFRPSPGEIEGYFPPGGYGVRMDSHIYSGYRIPPTYDSMIGKLIVWGKDRNEAIDRMRRALDEIAITGISTNIEFQKQIINNKNFQENKLDTSFIDKEFSNNKPTGMEVIEC; translated from the coding sequence ATGTTTAAAAGAATACTTATTGCTAATAGAGGGGAAATAGCGCTTAGAATCATCCGGGCCTGCAAAGATATGGGAATAGAAACTGTAGCTGTTTACTCAGAAATCGACGGAGATTCTGCCCATGTGCATATGGCAGATAAGGCAATTTGTATAGGGCCTGCCACATCCAAAAAAAGTTATTTAAATATCGATAACATAATAAGTGCAGCCCTTATTACAAAATGTGAAGCCATACATCCAGGTTACGGATTCCTCTCAGAGAACTCTAAATTAGTAGAGGCATGTCAGCTAAATGACATCAAGTTTATTGGCCCCTCTAAAGAACATATGGAGAAAATGGGAAACAAGTCTGAAGCTAAAAAAACAATGATAGAAGCTGGTGTACCCGTTGTCCCTGGTTCTGAAGGTTCTACAAATAAAGCTGAGGAGGCCTTCGAAGTGGCCAAAGCTATCGGATTTCCTGTTATCATAAAAGCTGTTAGCGGTGGTGGTGGCAGAGGAATGAGAATCGTACATTTGGAAAAAGAATTTATTGAAAAATTCAACATGGCAAAGACAGAATCTGCTACAGCCTTTAACGATGATGCTATGTATGTGGAAAAGTTTATAGAAGAACCTAGACATGTAGAGTTTCAGATATTAGCAGACCATCACGGTAATGTAATTCATCTTGGAGAAAGAGACTGTAGTATACAAAGAAGAAATCAAAAGGTTTTAGAAGAAGCTCCTTCTGCCGTCATAGATGAAAATTTGAGAAGTAAAATGGGGGAAATGGCTCTTAGAGCAGCTAAATCCGTTAATTATACAAACGCTGGAACAATAGAATTTTTGTTGGATAAATATAACAATTTTTATTTCATAGAGATGAATACAAGAATACAGGTGGAACACCCTGTAACTGAGATGGTAACTGGTATAGACTTAATAAAAGAACAAATCAGAATAAGCTATGGTGAAAAATTAAGTGTGACACAGAAGGAAATCCTCATCAATGGCCACGCTATTGAATGTAGAATAAATGCAGAAGATCCTAACGAGGACTTTAGACCTTCTCCCGGTGAGATAGAGGGATATTTTCCTCCCGGTGGTTATGGTGTTAGAATGGATAGCCATATCTACAGTGGTTATAGAATCCCCCCTACCTATGATTCCATGATCGGTAAACTTATCGTGTGGGGAAAAGATAGAAATGAAGCTATAGATAGAATGCGAAGAGCTTTAGATGAAATTGCAATTACTGGTATTAGTACAAATATTGAATTTCAAAAGCAAATAATAAACAATAAAAATTTCCAAGAAAATAAATTAGATACTTCCTTTATAGATAAAGAATTTTCTAATAATAAGCCTACGGGAATGGAGGTAATAGAATGTTAA
- the accB gene encoding acetyl-CoA carboxylase biotin carboxyl carrier protein yields the protein MDMKEIKELILTIDKTSIQTVEIEKSDIKIKIDKRSTDKNASSAIVTETNKVQVVPTDVEIEENNIEYNKPLNEDENIYTVKSSMVGTFYEKPSPDAPSFVKPGDKVEKGQTLCIIEAMKMMNEIQCESEGEIIEILVENEDIVEYGQPLMKIRRY from the coding sequence ATGGATATGAAAGAAATTAAGGAATTAATTTTGACAATAGACAAAACCAGCATACAGACAGTAGAAATAGAAAAAAGTGATATTAAGATAAAGATTGATAAAAGGTCTACAGATAAGAATGCCTCTTCAGCCATTGTTACAGAAACAAACAAAGTACAGGTAGTACCTACAGATGTAGAAATTGAAGAAAATAATATAGAATATAATAAGCCTTTAAATGAGGATGAAAATATTTATACAGTAAAATCCTCTATGGTAGGTACTTTCTATGAAAAACCTAGCCCCGATGCTCCATCTTTTGTAAAACCAGGGGATAAAGTAGAAAAAGGTCAGACCTTATGCATTATTGAGGCTATGAAAATGATGAATGAAATACAATGCGAATCAGAAGGTGAAATTATAGAAATATTGGTAGAAAACGAGGATATCGTTGAATACGGCCAACCTTTAATGAAAATCAGGAGGTACTAG
- a CDS encoding methylcobamide:CoM methyltransferase MtbA → MLSPKERLNRVLNREGVDRPPCICPGGMMNMVTTELIEEVEITFPQAHMNAEMMADLATAVYEKGCFENYGVPFCMTIEAEDFGAKVDMGTNIYEPHVVEYMMSSVKEWKKVSKINFQQGRAKVVLDAIKLLKSKDRGVPIIGNLTGPISVASSIMEPVVFYKELRKKNDEAHEFIDFVTDQLILFAKKQIEAGADIIGISDPSGTGEILGPKLFQEFAVKYINKIVEVVQKENIGTIVHICGRMKNVYGEVNEIKSDVLSFDSIVSMKEAKENLPERLLMGNVSTYTIEFGEPRKVTELTQKCVKDGANILSPACGLGMKSPLKNVRSMLASLKKGDAIIDA, encoded by the coding sequence ATGTTATCGCCAAAGGAACGGTTAAATAGGGTCCTCAACAGAGAAGGTGTTGATCGACCACCATGTATTTGTCCTGGAGGCATGATGAATATGGTGACAACAGAGTTAATAGAAGAGGTTGAAATAACCTTTCCACAGGCCCATATGAATGCAGAGATGATGGCGGATTTGGCAACGGCAGTATATGAGAAGGGCTGCTTTGAAAACTATGGTGTGCCCTTCTGCATGACCATCGAAGCAGAAGACTTTGGAGCAAAGGTAGATATGGGGACAAACATTTATGAGCCTCATGTAGTTGAATATATGATGAGTTCTGTGAAGGAATGGAAAAAAGTTTCTAAAATTAATTTTCAGCAGGGAAGAGCAAAAGTAGTGCTTGATGCCATTAAATTGTTGAAGTCAAAGGATAGGGGTGTACCCATCATAGGCAATCTAACTGGCCCTATTAGCGTAGCAAGCTCCATCATGGAACCGGTTGTTTTTTATAAAGAATTAAGAAAGAAAAATGATGAGGCACATGAATTTATTGATTTTGTTACAGATCAACTGATTTTATTTGCAAAAAAGCAGATAGAAGCAGGAGCAGATATTATTGGGATTTCCGATCCAAGCGGCACCGGTGAAATTTTAGGGCCAAAGCTGTTTCAAGAATTTGCTGTGAAATATATCAATAAAATTGTTGAAGTTGTACAAAAAGAAAATATAGGAACTATTGTGCATATATGCGGGCGAATGAAGAATGTCTATGGGGAAGTAAACGAAATAAAAAGTGATGTTCTAAGCTTTGATTCCATCGTCAGTATGAAGGAAGCAAAAGAGAATCTACCGGAGAGATTGCTAATGGGGAACGTCAGTACTTATACCATTGAATTCGGCGAACCTAGGAAGGTCACTGAGTTAACACAAAAATGTGTAAAAGACGGAGCAAATATCCTATCCCCTGCATGTGGTCTTGGGATGAAGTCTCCATTAAAGAATGTAAGATCAATGTTAGCATCCTTAAAAAAAGGAGATGCCATCATCGATGCCTAA
- a CDS encoding acetyl-CoA carboxylase carboxyltransferase subunit alpha yields MLNILEFEKPIHELEGKINELKSFADKNNINLSHELEVLTKKLEVMRKEVYENLSAWQKVKLARLQERPKSLDYIERLITDFTEFHGDRFYGDDKSIVAGIGIFEGLPVTVIGHQKGKDTNENVKRNFGMPHPEGYRKALRLMKQAEKFKRPVITFIDTPGAYCGLAAEERGQGEAIAMNLLEMSRLKTPTLSVVIGEGGSGGALALGVADRVCMLEHAIYSVISPEGLSSILWKDATLAEKAADIMKLTAQNLLSLNVIDAIVKEPLGGAHKDIDYTANNIKQYISKELKTLRKMNTVELLDTRYKKLRQIGVWQ; encoded by the coding sequence ATGCTTAATATTTTGGAGTTTGAAAAACCCATTCATGAGCTTGAAGGAAAAATTAATGAATTAAAAAGTTTTGCAGACAAAAATAATATCAATCTATCTCATGAGCTTGAGGTGCTGACAAAAAAGCTAGAAGTGATGAGAAAGGAAGTTTATGAAAATCTAAGTGCATGGCAAAAAGTAAAATTAGCACGACTTCAGGAAAGGCCAAAATCTTTAGATTATATTGAAAGACTCATTACTGACTTTACAGAGTTTCATGGAGATCGATTTTATGGAGACGACAAATCCATCGTAGCAGGAATCGGAATCTTTGAAGGACTGCCTGTAACAGTAATAGGTCATCAAAAAGGTAAAGATACAAATGAAAATGTTAAAAGAAACTTTGGTATGCCCCATCCAGAGGGATACAGAAAAGCCTTAAGACTAATGAAGCAGGCAGAAAAGTTTAAAAGACCTGTTATAACCTTTATTGACACACCAGGTGCTTATTGTGGCTTAGCTGCTGAGGAAAGGGGTCAGGGGGAAGCTATCGCTATGAACTTGTTGGAAATGAGCAGGTTAAAAACCCCTACCCTCTCCGTCGTCATAGGGGAAGGTGGCAGCGGCGGTGCTTTGGCACTTGGTGTTGCAGATCGAGTTTGCATGTTGGAACACGCTATATACTCTGTAATATCCCCTGAAGGTCTTTCTAGTATCCTCTGGAAAGATGCCACCCTTGCAGAAAAAGCAGCTGATATTATGAAATTAACCGCTCAAAACTTACTCTCTTTAAATGTTATAGATGCTATCGTTAAAGAACCTTTGGGCGGTGCTCATAAAGACATAGATTATACAGCAAATAATATCAAGCAATATATCTCCAAAGAATTAAAAACCCTTAGAAAAATGAATACTGTAGAATTACTGGATACTAGGTACAAAAAACTTAGACAAATAGGGGTTTGGCAGTAA
- a CDS encoding uroporphyrinogen decarboxylase family protein, whose amino-acid sequence MHKDDQMTPNERLGAFMTGKPMDRILAMPVLCSMSGLGLGITHKEKRMSAVNESKAQVACYERFGNDLTIIEYGLHGVGGALGSQMSDPEDSIPAIMKYALENLNDVDQLDMSKLELKNDKKLQLHIEATKILIDQVGKEVPTGVLISGPFTAAASIYQTENLLRATKKNPEKLHQLINFCNEGLKMIYREFIKEGAVILLCDPIASGTILHRKQYLEFVLPYTIDLMKDIHDAKGMVCYHICGDTTSIVGDMVTSGCDMLSIDNRVDLAYTKQVAGSKVPILGNVDPVEVLYLGNTNDVDLAVKDCIQKAYDSPCGYILASGCDLSGDVPLENIDQFMASARKYGKWPLDPKNFI is encoded by the coding sequence ATGCATAAAGATGATCAAATGACACCAAATGAGCGTTTAGGAGCATTTATGACTGGAAAGCCTATGGACAGGATACTAGCCATGCCGGTCCTATGCTCGATGTCCGGACTAGGTTTAGGAATCACCCATAAAGAAAAAAGAATGAGTGCTGTAAACGAATCTAAGGCACAGGTGGCCTGCTATGAAAGGTTTGGGAATGATTTAACCATCATTGAGTATGGATTACATGGGGTTGGTGGGGCTTTAGGCAGTCAGATGAGTGACCCTGAAGATTCAATACCAGCTATTATGAAATATGCCTTAGAGAATCTAAATGATGTAGATCAGCTGGATATGTCAAAACTAGAGCTGAAAAACGATAAAAAGCTACAATTGCATATAGAAGCTACCAAAATTTTAATTGATCAAGTAGGAAAAGAGGTTCCAACAGGGGTTTTAATATCTGGCCCTTTTACTGCCGCCGCAAGTATCTATCAAACAGAAAATTTGCTAAGGGCAACGAAAAAAAACCCTGAAAAATTGCATCAATTAATCAATTTCTGTAATGAAGGATTAAAAATGATTTATAGAGAGTTTATAAAAGAAGGAGCTGTGATCCTACTATGTGATCCCATTGCATCCGGGACTATTCTTCATCGAAAACAATATTTAGAATTTGTGTTGCCTTATACCATAGATTTAATGAAGGATATTCACGATGCCAAGGGCATGGTTTGTTATCATATCTGTGGAGATACAACTTCCATCGTAGGAGATATGGTGACATCAGGCTGTGATATGCTCAGTATCGACAACAGAGTAGACTTAGCCTATACAAAGCAGGTGGCAGGAAGTAAAGTGCCTATCCTTGGAAACGTAGACCCAGTAGAGGTGTTGTATCTAGGAAACACCAATGATGTAGACCTAGCGGTGAAGGATTGTATTCAAAAAGCCTATGATAGTCCTTGTGGATATATTTTGGCATCAGGATGTGACCTTTCGGGGGATGTTCCTCTAGAAAATATTGACCAATTTATGGCTTCTGCTAGAAAGTATGGAAAGTGGCCGTTAGACCCAAAAAATTTCATCTAA
- a CDS encoding corrinoid protein codes for MPASKEELLKRLSEGVVNMEEEDVIEACNEYIAAGYTIFDGIMEGLVDGMNRASQLFEEEEYFVTDVLLCSDAMYEGLAVLRPHLPAEEAEKEKIKGVIGVVEGDTHDIGKNLVKIMLETAGFEMLDLGRDVPLQHFVDKAKEVNASFVCMSTLMTTTMGGMGKVIELLKEADLKEQVKVLIGGGPISKKYADTIGADGYASNAVEAVKTVKNLLDIA; via the coding sequence ATGCCAGCATCAAAGGAAGAATTACTAAAAAGATTATCAGAAGGTGTAGTGAATATGGAGGAAGAAGATGTCATTGAGGCATGTAATGAATATATAGCAGCAGGATATACAATATTTGACGGGATCATGGAGGGGCTTGTGGATGGTATGAACCGTGCAAGCCAACTGTTTGAAGAAGAAGAATACTTTGTTACGGATGTATTGCTATGTTCCGATGCTATGTATGAAGGGTTAGCAGTTTTAAGACCGCATCTTCCTGCAGAGGAGGCAGAAAAGGAAAAGATAAAAGGTGTGATTGGGGTAGTAGAAGGAGATACCCATGATATTGGAAAGAATCTAGTGAAAATCATGTTAGAGACAGCTGGATTTGAGATGCTTGACTTGGGAAGAGATGTTCCACTACAGCATTTTGTTGATAAGGCCAAAGAAGTGAATGCTTCCTTTGTATGTATGTCAACATTGATGACCACAACAATGGGTGGTATGGGCAAGGTGATAGAACTGCTGAAGGAAGCAGACTTAAAAGAACAAGTAAAAGTGCTAATAGGTGGGGGACCAATTTCAAAAAAGTATGCTGATACCATCGGTGCAGATGGTTACGCTTCTAATGCAGTTGAAGCAGTGAAAACGGTAAAAAACCTGCTGGATATAGCATAG
- a CDS encoding ASKHA domain-containing protein yields MPKIFIKNKNKTIEYVPNKDLLQLLLENEVFVDNPCNGKGSCGKCKIRLLEGKLPAISETEEKFLKQEEIHTGIRLSCLVVPQEDITIEVLQRERKHEILTKGYLPKFSFHPAIHKKVFQIEKPTLEKQDSFEDALCATLGIQKLDWRLLQHEIAYGKVTGVFHHDDLIGIESGDTTHSLYGIAIDIGTTTLVAALIDIKTGEEVATASMINPQKQFGLDVLTRITYELENPKDAKTKLQHAIVKGINEMIEDLCNQSEINKSNIYEIAVAANCTMMHFLLGIDATSIGRSPYAPVFVKSKNILAQDVGLRAAQGTRLYCLPSVSSYIGADIVAGAYVCELHKAKENILFIDIGTNGEIVLSNHGKLLSCSCAAGPALEGMNITSGMRAAEGAIEEVNITEAGIELKVIGNAEPVGICGSGILSVIKELIRVGLVKKDGAFIKKEKLEESDYRYEMIQVDGKKRAFLLKDGAEELLITQGDVRQVQLAKGAILSGFYALLKQANIAMHQLDKVMIAGQFGAHLPAESLVGTGILPEEVKEKITYVGNASKTGAYMALMSAEARKEIEELANKMDYMELGASEGYERLFTQCLLFSI; encoded by the coding sequence ATGCCTAAGATTTTTATTAAGAATAAAAACAAAACCATTGAATATGTGCCGAATAAAGATTTATTACAGCTATTACTAGAAAATGAAGTTTTTGTGGATAACCCCTGTAATGGAAAAGGTTCCTGCGGAAAATGTAAAATCAGGCTTTTAGAAGGAAAACTACCTGCTATCTCGGAGACAGAAGAGAAGTTTCTGAAACAAGAAGAAATCCATACTGGTATAAGACTATCCTGTCTTGTAGTACCACAAGAAGACATTACAATAGAAGTCTTACAAAGAGAAAGAAAGCATGAGATTCTTACCAAGGGGTATCTACCTAAATTCAGCTTTCATCCTGCGATCCATAAAAAAGTTTTCCAAATAGAAAAACCAACTTTAGAGAAGCAAGATTCCTTTGAGGATGCCCTATGTGCTACACTAGGCATCCAAAAACTTGATTGGCGATTATTGCAACATGAAATTGCCTACGGAAAAGTCACTGGGGTTTTTCACCATGATGACCTCATTGGTATCGAGTCTGGTGATACTACCCATTCTCTTTATGGCATTGCCATTGATATTGGAACCACCACCCTTGTAGCGGCATTAATTGATATAAAGACAGGTGAGGAAGTGGCTACAGCCTCCATGATTAATCCTCAAAAACAGTTTGGTCTTGATGTTCTTACTAGGATTACTTATGAGTTGGAGAATCCAAAGGATGCAAAAACAAAGTTGCAGCATGCAATTGTTAAGGGAATCAATGAAATGATTGAAGACCTATGCAATCAATCTGAAATAAATAAAAGCAACATTTATGAGATTGCTGTGGCAGCAAACTGTACAATGATGCATTTTCTTTTAGGAATCGATGCCACATCCATCGGAAGGTCTCCCTACGCTCCAGTTTTTGTAAAATCAAAAAATATATTAGCCCAAGATGTTGGTTTAAGGGCAGCACAGGGGACAAGACTTTATTGCCTTCCATCGGTTTCATCCTATATCGGGGCAGATATTGTAGCAGGCGCTTATGTATGTGAACTTCATAAGGCAAAGGAAAACATTCTATTTATAGATATTGGAACAAATGGAGAGATCGTTTTATCCAATCATGGAAAATTATTATCCTGTTCCTGTGCTGCAGGTCCTGCCTTAGAGGGGATGAATATTACTTCTGGTATGAGGGCCGCAGAGGGTGCAATTGAAGAGGTAAACATCACTGAAGCTGGAATTGAACTTAAAGTTATAGGCAATGCAGAACCCGTAGGAATATGTGGCAGTGGCATATTATCTGTTATCAAGGAATTGATCCGTGTAGGACTTGTAAAAAAAGACGGGGCATTTATAAAGAAAGAAAAACTAGAAGAGTCAGATTATCGCTATGAGATGATTCAAGTAGATGGGAAAAAGCGAGCCTTCCTTTTAAAGGATGGTGCTGAAGAACTGTTAATTACCCAAGGGGATGTCCGTCAGGTGCAATTAGCAAAGGGTGCTATCCTCTCAGGTTTTTATGCTCTACTAAAACAGGCAAATATAGCTATGCATCAACTTGATAAGGTGATGATCGCAGGGCAGTTTGGAGCACATCTACCAGCAGAGAGTTTAGTAGGAACAGGAATTTTGCCAGAAGAAGTCAAGGAGAAAATAACCTATGTAGGAAATGCTTCTAAAACAGGGGCCTATATGGCATTAATGTCTGCAGAAGCAAGAAAAGAAATTGAAGAATTAGCAAATAAAATGGATTATATGGAACTGGGAGCATCAGAAGGATATGAGCGATTGTTTACTCAGTGTCTCTTATTTTCCATTTAA
- the accD gene encoding acetyl-CoA carboxylase, carboxyltransferase subunit beta has translation MLKDLFSKKKYAPIVVSDQQQKKKSTSTNTTKPAPVSSQKVEKLKGIGARDRIKELIDEGTFVEYDIELKSADPLNFPDYANKVTAAMTNTNENEVVITGEGKIQGRSCILCVMDPNFIMGSMGSVVGEKITRAIEKAIENKLPVIIFCASGGARMQEGILSLMQMAKTSAALARLSEEGLLYISVLTDPTTGGVTASFAMLGDIILAEPGALIGFAGPRVIEQTIRQKLPEGFQKAEFLKAKGFVDKIVDRKDMRSVLSKILKIHAVGGEQIDA, from the coding sequence ATGTTAAAGGACCTCTTCAGCAAAAAAAAATATGCACCTATTGTTGTCTCCGACCAGCAACAGAAAAAAAAGTCCACATCTACTAATACTACAAAGCCAGCTCCAGTAAGCTCACAAAAGGTTGAAAAACTTAAAGGGATAGGGGCTAGAGATAGAATCAAGGAATTAATAGACGAGGGTACATTTGTTGAATATGATATAGAATTAAAATCAGCAGATCCCTTAAATTTTCCCGATTATGCCAACAAGGTTACAGCAGCCATGACCAATACCAATGAAAACGAAGTGGTAATTACAGGTGAAGGAAAAATTCAAGGACGATCCTGTATCCTCTGTGTAATGGACCCTAACTTCATTATGGGCAGTATGGGTTCTGTAGTAGGAGAAAAAATCACAAGAGCTATTGAAAAGGCTATTGAAAATAAACTCCCTGTTATTATTTTTTGTGCCTCTGGTGGTGCTAGGATGCAGGAGGGAATTTTGTCCTTAATGCAGATGGCTAAAACATCAGCGGCTTTAGCTAGGTTATCGGAAGAAGGATTATTGTATATTTCTGTCCTAACTGATCCAACCACAGGCGGCGTTACTGCTAGTTTTGCTATGTTAGGAGATATTATTCTTGCTGAGCCTGGAGCTCTTATTGGGTTTGCAGGTCCTAGAGTGATTGAACAGACCATTAGACAGAAACTTCCCGAAGGATTTCAAAAGGCTGAGTTTTTAAAAGCAAAGGGCTTTGTTGATAAAATCGTAGATAGAAAAGATATGCGAAGTGTTCTATCTAAAATTTTAAAAATCCACGCAGTAGGCGGTGAACAAATAGATGCTTAA
- a CDS encoding ABC transporter substrate-binding protein translates to MKKTKKLIVLLMALLMLLVGCSTTTSKTADASEKTKIRLAAQATSGQVFQFLAEDKGYLEEEGVDVELVYINNGSDAFSALSSGQVDVISTYGTGGPLIQIANGQEFTIFGGYMIIGATPVFAMPDTVYNSVEDFRGKKIAIMRGGTPDIVLKGILHDAGFDLEKDVTFVEMKRNPDVMEAVRNGEVDFGAVSTGFELQIAEAGMKIVLWPDELWPNHSCCRMIAKTSWLEENPEAAQKLLRAYLRAEEAMQEDMGRVVELTVENLDMSVETAESFLLSPHMIYETDPYKNSVITMWKKMQSFGYIIDPTIDIEDHINTSNYKAALDSLMRDYPNSSFLKEKLMMFENNNL, encoded by the coding sequence ATGAAAAAAACTAAAAAACTTATAGTACTTTTAATGGCATTACTAATGCTATTGGTTGGATGTTCTACAACTACTTCTAAAACAGCAGATGCTAGTGAGAAGACAAAAATTAGATTAGCTGCACAGGCAACCTCTGGTCAGGTATTCCAATTTCTTGCTGAGGACAAGGGGTATCTAGAAGAAGAAGGTGTTGATGTTGAACTTGTTTACATTAACAATGGATCAGATGCCTTTTCTGCACTAAGTTCAGGCCAAGTAGATGTAATTTCTACCTATGGTACTGGAGGTCCATTAATCCAGATTGCTAATGGACAAGAATTTACTATTTTTGGCGGTTATATGATTATCGGTGCAACACCTGTTTTTGCTATGCCAGACACAGTATACAATAGTGTAGAAGATTTTAGAGGTAAAAAAATTGCTATCATGAGAGGTGGTACCCCTGATATTGTACTAAAGGGTATTTTGCATGATGCAGGCTTTGACCTAGAAAAAGATGTTACCTTTGTTGAAATGAAAAGAAATCCAGATGTTATGGAAGCTGTGCGTAATGGTGAAGTAGATTTTGGTGCGGTATCCACAGGTTTCGAGCTTCAAATAGCTGAAGCTGGAATGAAGATTGTATTATGGCCAGATGAGTTGTGGCCCAACCATTCCTGCTGTCGTATGATTGCAAAAACAAGCTGGCTTGAGGAAAATCCTGAGGCAGCGCAAAAACTGTTGCGAGCATATTTGAGGGCAGAAGAAGCTATGCAGGAAGATATGGGTCGAGTTGTTGAGTTAACAGTTGAAAATTTAGATATGAGTGTAGAAACAGCAGAAAGCTTCTTACTCAGTCCCCACATGATTTATGAAACAGATCCATATAAAAACAGCGTAATAACTATGTGGAAGAAGATGCAGTCCTTTGGTTATATTATTGACCCTACTATTGATATAGAAGACCATATAAACACCTCTAATTACAAGGCAGCCTTGGATTCTTTGATGAGAGACTATCCAAATAGTTCGTTTTTAAAGGAAAAGTTAATGATGTTTGAGAATAATAACCTGTAG
- a CDS encoding ABC transporter ATP-binding protein has product MLDVSVKHLSFSYDKDVILDDINMKVKSGAFICLLGQSGCGKSTFLRLLAGLEKPSTGEILVNNEPVKKAGLQRGVVFQDYGLFPWMTAGENIMIALKQKFKKMNAKQRKDEAIKRIKDVELDEAVFDKLPKELSGGMKQRCAIARAFSIDPPILLMDEPFGALDAVTRAKLQDLVLELWKKETENRKTIFFVTHDVDEALLLATDIFVFGQSPSKIIYSYSFKKEKNLDRKTMHDDLQVMELRNQLIKIIHNEVQMKVNI; this is encoded by the coding sequence ATGCTGGATGTATCAGTGAAGCACTTAAGCTTTTCTTATGATAAGGATGTAATATTAGATGATATTAATATGAAAGTGAAATCGGGAGCATTTATATGTCTACTAGGTCAGTCTGGGTGTGGAAAAAGCACATTTTTGCGTTTGCTTGCAGGCTTGGAGAAACCAAGTACTGGAGAAATTCTTGTAAACAATGAGCCCGTTAAAAAAGCAGGATTGCAAAGAGGTGTGGTATTCCAAGACTATGGGCTTTTTCCTTGGATGACGGCGGGAGAAAATATTATGATTGCTCTTAAACAGAAGTTTAAGAAGATGAACGCTAAACAACGTAAAGATGAAGCCATAAAAAGAATCAAAGATGTAGAGTTAGATGAGGCAGTTTTTGACAAACTTCCTAAGGAACTTTCTGGTGGTATGAAACAACGTTGTGCAATTGCCCGTGCCTTTAGCATTGATCCTCCTATTCTTTTGATGGATGAGCCCTTTGGTGCATTGGATGCGGTAACAAGAGCTAAGTTACAAGATTTGGTTTTGGAATTATGGAAGAAGGAAACAGAGAATCGCAAGACGATTTTTTTTGTTACTCATGATGTGGATGAGGCACTGCTTTTGGCAACAGATATTTTTGTTTTTGGTCAATCTCCCAGTAAGATTATTTATAGCTATTCATTTAAGAAGGAAAAAAACTTAGATAGGAAAACAATGCATGATGATTTACAGGTGATGGAGTTACGGAATCAACTTATAAAGATTATACACAATGAGGTTCAAATGAAGGTAAATATATAG